A genomic segment from Deltaproteobacteria bacterium encodes:
- a CDS encoding polysaccharide biosynthesis tyrosine autokinase — protein METTPQIPRREKVTREHWWRRWRLGKKSIWLSVLFLVSLALAALHLAYTEVPMYRAEATLLIGTQQGSLSGSEHLPGRSSSGLGANDDKTQYELLKSHSLVSRILREQKLSSSSLPANSNQSPQPQPRGMGNAIDAPPDIKLRAIEEYLTNLEVLPIAETRLVKVAYRATNPQLAARLANLHVEAYLQQNQEQRQSQQGRIASVTLVDKAIPPVQPTRSRTHFLLFGGGVAGLLLGGGLLVWSRRSDATVRTPADVSRYLKLASLGAVPDFSSEVLRREGSMPVPPQFETFPGVFSKELLLGYHPLSLIPEAYRNLRAELLLSRSAGPPRSLLVTSAMSGEGKTLTALNTAIALAQMGARVLLIDADLRHPHCHAVLKMAKGLGLTEFLTGQCDLAEVIQTTRVDRLFFVSGGACPPNPAELLGAKKMHAAISFLSNLYDYIVIDSPPLGLVSDALLLSSRVDGVMVVVNGQTTHYKVVQEAVARLDRARAKVLGVVLNKVDAHSREYAEYGRRYRAYYRQPSVQEEPVTVVDTKKRSKKGTPGRTSAGKTNRKSTAKVAKSTEAPLLGVAASHVPTDPTTVTTAVTEEPREPVWSAQHATDPQGAEPKHGVENSAPLEVEGPPPQDVTLTVPVPDDGGESQPSEGDEDTMLALGIADDTNDNFPYVDDDADGSRADEAHREISAATNLDRTQST, from the coding sequence GTGGAGACGACTCCACAGATACCCCGACGAGAAAAGGTCACGCGTGAGCATTGGTGGCGACGCTGGCGGTTAGGCAAGAAATCTATCTGGCTGAGTGTGCTCTTCTTGGTGAGTCTGGCACTGGCGGCACTTCATCTCGCATATACGGAGGTGCCGATGTACAGAGCAGAAGCAACCTTGCTCATTGGTACCCAGCAGGGGAGCCTCTCAGGGAGTGAACACCTGCCAGGTCGGAGCAGTTCTGGGCTCGGAGCGAATGACGACAAAACCCAATACGAACTGCTGAAAAGCCACAGCCTCGTCAGTCGCATCCTCCGTGAACAGAAGCTGTCGTCTTCGTCATTACCCGCGAATAGTAATCAGAGCCCGCAGCCGCAACCGCGAGGGATGGGGAATGCAATAGACGCTCCTCCTGACATCAAGCTTCGCGCCATCGAAGAGTATCTGACGAACCTTGAGGTCCTTCCTATTGCTGAGACCCGTCTCGTAAAAGTCGCGTATCGTGCGACCAACCCGCAACTCGCAGCGCGGCTTGCCAATCTGCACGTCGAAGCCTATCTCCAGCAAAATCAAGAACAACGACAATCCCAGCAAGGCCGGATTGCCAGTGTGACGTTAGTTGATAAAGCCATTCCGCCCGTACAACCTACCAGATCACGTACCCATTTCTTGTTGTTTGGTGGTGGCGTGGCTGGTTTGCTGCTTGGAGGAGGGCTTCTCGTTTGGTCACGCCGCAGTGATGCAACCGTGCGAACGCCTGCTGACGTTTCGCGTTATTTGAAACTGGCAAGCTTGGGGGCAGTGCCCGACTTTTCGAGTGAAGTGCTGCGGAGAGAAGGGTCAATGCCGGTGCCACCACAGTTCGAGACCTTTCCTGGTGTGTTCTCTAAAGAATTGTTGCTTGGGTATCATCCGCTTTCGTTGATCCCAGAGGCATATCGCAACTTACGAGCGGAGTTGTTGTTATCTCGTTCAGCGGGACCGCCACGAAGTCTGCTGGTGACGAGTGCGATGAGTGGAGAAGGAAAGACGTTGACGGCGTTGAATACGGCGATTGCCCTTGCGCAAATGGGAGCGCGGGTCCTGCTGATCGATGCTGACCTTCGTCATCCTCACTGTCATGCGGTCTTGAAGATGGCCAAGGGGCTGGGACTCACTGAGTTTCTCACTGGTCAATGTGATCTTGCAGAAGTGATACAAACCACACGCGTTGATCGCCTCTTCTTTGTGAGTGGTGGTGCGTGTCCTCCAAATCCAGCGGAGCTGCTGGGCGCGAAAAAAATGCACGCAGCGATTTCCTTCCTCAGCAACCTCTATGATTACATCGTGATCGACTCTCCTCCGCTTGGTCTTGTCAGCGACGCACTGCTGCTTTCCTCCCGAGTTGATGGAGTGATGGTGGTGGTGAACGGTCAGACGACGCATTATAAAGTTGTACAAGAGGCCGTCGCTCGTCTCGACCGTGCTCGTGCCAAAGTGTTGGGGGTCGTGTTAAACAAGGTCGATGCGCACAGCCGAGAGTATGCGGAATATGGTCGCCGCTATCGTGCCTATTATCGTCAACCCAGTGTACAAGAAGAACCCGTGACGGTAGTCGACACCAAAAAACGCAGTAAGAAGGGGACACCGGGGCGCACATCGGCTGGAAAGACGAATCGAAAGAGCACCGCAAAGGTCGCGAAGAGTACGGAAGCCCCGCTCCTTGGCGTTGCTGCCAGTCACGTCCCGACCGATCCAACCACGGTGACCACGGCTGTGACAGAAGAGCCGCGAGAGCCCGTCTGGTCCGCTCAACACGCTACCGATCCGCAGGGTGCGGAACCTAAGCATGGTGTGGAAAATAGTGCTCCGCTTGAAGTTGAAGGACCACCACCTCAAGATGTGACTCTGACCGTCCCTGTTCCAGACGACGGCGGAGAATCTCAACCGAGTGAAGGTGACGAGGACACCATGCTGGCTTTAGGGATTGCTGACGACACCAATGACAATTTTCCCTATGTGGATGATGACGCCGACGGCTCTCGTGCCGATGAGGCGCATCGGGAGATCTCCGCCGCGACAAACCTGGATCGCACGCAGTCAACCTAA